The following nucleotide sequence is from Anaerococcus sp. Marseille-Q7828.
GATGATTACCTTGGTATTTGCAGTTTGTTTTGTCCTAGGCTTTGAGCTATTGAACACTTCCATAGAACAGGCAGTAAACCTAGCCAGTGGGGGCAAGTATTCATCCTTTGCCAAGGCTAGCAAGGACCTATCTGCTGCTGCAACCTTTATTGCTGCCCTAAATGCACTTTTTGTTGCTTATATGATATTTTTTGACAAATTTTTGGACTTTTATAATTCAGTTTTTGTGAGGATTACCAGAAGACCATCACACTTGGCAGTGATTACCATAGCCTTGGTTATTGTTGTCACAATATTTTTAAAGGGTATTTTCTATGAGGGACACGGTACAGCCTTCAAGGGTGGCTTTGTGAGTGGACATACCTCCCTTGCCTTTTGTATTGCTACCATAGGCATACTTTTGGTCGATGAACCACTAGTAAGGCTAATGTTTGCAGGTCTTGCTGTAATAGTTGCAGAAAGTAGGTATGAGGCTGATATTCACTCCATACCAGAGATATTTAGAGGAGCCATACTTGGTACATCCATGGCTATGGCTATATTTGGGATATTTTCATGAATGAGATTAAAGAATTAATACAAATGGCCCTAGACAACAAGGATAATTCTTACTCCCCTTACTCACATTTCAGAGTTTCATCAGTAGTAAAAACTAAGTCAGGAGCTATATATAAGGGAGTAAATATTGAAAATGCTGCATATTCGCCAAGTCTTTGTGCCGAAAGGTCAGCAATGAGTGCGGCCATCAGCAATGGTGAAAGAGACTTTTCCTATATTGTCATAAATGGCGATAGCAGGGATACTTTTCCTTGTGGAGTTTGCAGGCAATTTATCAGAGAATTTGCAGATTCTGACACCAAAATTGTAATAGCAAATTCTATAGATGATTACAAAGAATACACAATAGAAGAACTTTTGCCATATAGTTTTTCAAATGAGGACTTAAAAGATATATGAAATCAGGATTTATATCAGTAGTAGGTAGAGCTAATGTTGGCAAATCAACCCTCATGGCCAAGATCTTGGGTGAGAAGATTTCTATAATTTCCAACAAGGCCCAAACTACCAGAGATAAAATACAAATAATATATAACGACGAGGAAAGTCAGATAATATTTATAGACACACCAGGTATCCAAACCCCATCCAACAAGCTTCAAGAAAAACTCTTTGAATTTTCAGAAGAAAGCTTGAAAGAATCGGATATAGTTACTTTTGTAGTGGACAATTCCCTAGAAATCGGTAGGCTTGATAATGAGATTATAGCTATGCTTGAAAGAATTCACCTTCCAAAAATCCTAGTCATAAACAAAGTTGACTTATTAAGGGAAGATGAACTTGACCAAATCAAAGAAAAATACCAAGATATGGATATGTTTGATCAAATTATTGGGATTTCAGCACTAGAAGATAAAAATGTCAAGGCTTACATAGAAGCTATCAAGTCCATGCTAGATGAGGGCCCAGCCTATTACGATAGGGATATGATAACTGATAAGAGCGAACGCTTTATTGTATCAGAGATTATCCGTGAAAAGGCTCTAAATAACCTAAGCCAAGAAGTTCCTCATGGCATAGCCGTTCGCATAGATAATTTCAAAGAAAGGGAAAACAAGAGACTTATTGATATTGATGCAACAATCATAGTTGAAAGGAATTCTCACAAGGAAATTGTCATCGGCAAGGGGGGATCCATGGTCAAAAAAATCGGCATGGAAGCTAGAAAAGAGATCGAGACCTTCCTAGATTCAAAGGTCAATCTAAAGCTATGGGTCAAGGTTGAAAAAGATTGGCGCAAAAAAGAAAAAATGGTGGATAGATTTGGCTACAAATGACCTATCAGATGTGACAGGATTTATCCTAAGAGAATTCCCTTACAAAGAAACAAGCAAAATCTTGGAAGTTTTCACCAGGGAATATGGCAAAATTTCCGTAATAGCCAAGGGGATCAATGGGAAAAACAAATCATCTGCTACAAGTAGGCGCTTTGCCAAGGCGAATTTCAACCTCTATAAGTCTGGCAAAGACTTTTATGGCCTTAAGGAAATTAGCCTTATCAATGCCTATAGCAAGTCTAACAAAAATTTTGATGTGATATTGTATAAGTCGGCCATGGCAGATCTTTTATTAAGGACTATAGACCAAACTCAAATTGATGTGGTTTACAGACTCTTAGATAATAGTTTTTTGGCCTTTGAAAATGCAAGAGAAAACCAGTTAAATATTTTCTTGGCCTTTCTTTTGAAATATATATCATTTTCAGGATTTAAGCCAAACCTATCAACTTGCGGTGTTTGTGGGAAGAAGATTAACAATGAGGACTTGTATTTTTCCAATAGCCAAGCCTCTTTGATTTGTTCCGATGACAAATACCAGATTTATGATAAAATTTTTCTTACAAAAGAAGAATTTGTCTACCTAAAAAAATTATTATATACAAATTCAGAAGAACTTTCTTCTGTAAACTTAGTCAAATCAGTGGACAAAATGACTAAGCTAATTATTGACTACACCCTAGATAAGCTTGAAATAGCTAGATTTTCATCTATTGACTGGGTGTATAAGAAAGCTTTCGAAAGGAATTAATATGCTTTATTTTGAAGATTTAATACTAAAACTAGAACAGTATTGGATAGAAGCTGGCTGTTCGGTTATGTTTTCTTACGATACAGAAAAAGGTGCAGGAACTATGAACCCTCACACCTTCCTTAGGGCTCTTGGACCAGAACCATGGTCAGTTGTATATGTTGAGCCAAGCCGCCGTCCAGCAGATGGCCGCTATGGGGAAAACCCAAACAGGCTCTACCAACACCACCAATTACAAGTGCTCTTGAAGCCAACACCAGAAAATATCCAAGACCTATACCTAAAATGCCTAGAAACTATAGGCATAGATCCAAAAGAACACGACATCCGTTTTGTAGAGGATAACTGGGAATCACCAACTCTAGGAGCTTGGGGTCTTGGTTGGGAAGTATGGCTAGATGGCATGGAAATCACACAATTTACCTATTTCCAACAAGTTGGAGGCATCAACTGCGAGATTGAAAGTGGGGAGATTACAATTGGTCTAGAAAGACTTTGCATGTACCTACAAAATGTAGAAAGTGTTTACGACATCAAATGGTCAGAGAACTTGACTTATGGAGATGTCTTCAAACAAGCAGAGTATGAAAACTCAAAATATTCATTTGAAGATGCTGACAGCGATCTATTGATGAATTTATTTGATATTTACGAAAAAGAAGCCAATAGGCTCATTGACCTAGGTTTGATATATCCAGCCTACGACAATGTCCTAAAAACTAGCCACACCTTTAACACACTCGATGCAAAGGGAGCAATTTCAGTATCTGAAAGAAGCCACTACATCAAGAGAGTGCGTGATGTAAGTAGTAAGGTTGCAGAGAGATATTTACAAATTAGAGAAGAGCAAGGATACCCTCTTCTAAGAAAGGATAATGATGAGTAGATACTTATTAGAAATCGGTGTAGAAGAGATACCTTCAGATTATATTGACAAGACAAAGAGTCAATTAAAGGAAAAATTTGAAAAATTATTAGATGAAAACAAACTTACTTACGATCAAGTAAGGGTAGAATCAACACCTAGAAGATTTGCTATATTTATAGAAAATGTAAATGCAAATGAGTCTAGCGAGAAGATTTCAGTCAAAGGTCCAAGTGCAAAGATTGCCTACGATGAAAATGGCGAGCCAAGCAAGCCTTTATTAGGCTTTCTTAGAGGACAAAAGGCAGAGCTTTCTGATGTCATTGTAAAAGACTATAATGGCTCTGACTATATCTTCATAGAAAAAGAAGAAGAGAGCAAATCAGTAGCAGATGTTCTCAAGGAAAATGTATATGACCTTGTAAAATCTATTTCATTTAATAGGTCTATGCGCTGGGGTGGCAAATCAATCAGATGGGCAAGACCAATCAGATACTTTGTATCTATCCTAGATAATGAAGTCCTAGACTTTGATGCAGAAGGCATAAGAGTATCCAATGTCACAAAAGGACATAGAAGTCTTGGATCTGACCACATTGTAATAGATAAAATCGAAAATTATGAGAAATTATTAAAAGAAAACTATGTAATCCTTCCTTACAAGGAAAGAAGAGACACCATCCTCCGTGGCCTAAACAAGCACGACATGGAAAAGGGTGGGGAATACATGAAAGATGAGGCTCTACTTGATGAAGTCATAAACATAGTAGAATATCCAACAGTCCTAATTGGCGATATTGACCACAAGTACCTATCACTTCCAAAAGAAGTCATAGTAACACCAATGAAAGATCACCAAAGATACTTCCCAATGCTTGATGAAAACAAAAACCTCATGCCATACTTTATGCTGGTAAGAAATGGCGATGACAACCACAGCGAAAATGTAGTAGAGGGAAACAAAAAAGTATTGGTGGCAAGGCTTGAAGATGCCAAGTTCTTCTACGAACAAGATACAAATAAAAATCTAGAAGAATATGTGGAAGAATTGAAAAATCTAACATTCTTTGAAGGCTTGGGCTCCATGTACCAAAAGACCCAAAGGCTAGTAGAATTAACAGAGAAATTCCAACAAGAACTAAATCTTGGCGATGACATCAAAGAAGACCTAGCTCGTGCATCCTACCTTGCAAAAGCAGACTTGGTTACAAAGATGGTAATCGAGTTTACAGAATTACAAGGAACTATGGGCAAGATTTACGCTAAAGCTTCTGGCGAGGATCAAAGAGTAGCAAATGCCATAGAAGAACAGTACAAGCCAAAATCAGCAAATGACGATTTACCAGAATCAATGGTAGGCATAGTTCTATCCTTAGCTGATAAGATGGACTCAATAGTAGGTCTCTATGCCATAGAAAAATATGTAACAGGCAGCCAAGACCCATTTGCCCTAAGAAGGGCAGCTCTTGGACTTATCAATATTATCCTGGCAAACAACATAAATGTAGACCTAAAAGCCCTAGTAAACGATGCACTCATAGTTTATACAGAGAAAAATGGTCTTCCATTTGACTATGACCAAACTATGCAAAAAACTTTAGACTTTATCAAAGATAGACTAAAAAATATGTTAATCGATGAAGGTTATAGATACGATGTTGTAAACGCTGTGATTAACACAAGTGATTCCAATATCCTTAAGATCGACCAAAAAGTAAAGGCAGTAAGTGACTTTATCAAAGAAAATGACGAAGATTTGGCATATTTTACAAGAATAATAAATCTAACCAAAAATTCCAACGACACAAATATCGATACAAATCTTCTTGAAAATGATTTGGAAAAAGAATTTTATGAAGAAGTAGCAAATCTTCCTGAAGATGGTCTTGCAACAAGTGATGATTACAAAAATGAACTAGAGCTAATTGCTAAAACAGGATCAATTGGTAATAACTACCTAGACAATACAATGATAAATGTAGAAGATGAGGCCTTGAAATCAACAAGACTAGCTATGCTAAATATCTTGGCCAAGAGAATAAAAAAGGTATTTGACGTAAACGAAATTGTAAGATAGGAGATATGTATGCAAGATTGTCTAACTATTATAATAATTAGTGACTCGACAGGTGAGACTGCAAACACCTACCTAAAATCAGTAACAACTCAGTTTCCAGACCTTGAGACAAGGATTATAAGACGTCCAGATATCAGAAGTGAGGACGAAATCGACGAAATCATTAAAGAAATACCTGAATATTCTTTGATAGTCCAAACTATAGCAGACTATGACCTGGCACAATACCTAAGAGAGCTTTCAATAAAAAACAATATTGAAGTCTTAGACATCTTGGACTTTGGTATAGAAAAGTTTGAGAAAATTACTGGAAAAAAGGCCGTCAGAGTACCAGGTCTTACCCGTGCCCTATCCCAAGATTATTTCAATATGATAGAGGCCATAGAATTTGCCATCCAATATGACGATGGCAAGGACCCTAGGGGATTCTTAAAGTCTGATATAGTTCTCCTTGGAGTAAGCAGAACTAGTAAAACTCCAACAACTATGATTTTATCAACCAAAAATTACAAGGTTTCAAACTTGCCTTTGGTGCCAGAATCTAGACTGCCTCAAGAAATATTTGAAGTTGATCCAAGAAGGATAATTGGACTAATCATAGATCCAGACAAACTTGCTGACATAAGAGAGTCTAGGACCTTGGAATTGGGTCTTATAGGCAACTCTGTATACTACAAAGACCAAAGAATCCAAGCAGAACTTGCCTATGCCAAGGAAGTCTTCAGAGACTTGGATTGCAAGGTTATAGATGTAACCAACAACACTATAGAACAAACAGCAACAGAAATCGAAAGCTATTACAAGTCACAATTTGGCGAAGAAAATTAAAAAAAGATAGGAAGTATAAATGAGCTTAAATAAAATTATTGTCCTAAACTTTGGGGGCCAAACAGACCAACTAATCGTAAGAAGAGTTAGAGAACTTGGAGTATATGCTGAGCTACACCCATGTGATGTAGACATAAATTCCCTAGACTTAGAGGGACTTGCAGGCATAATACTCACAGGTGGACCACAATCAGTAAATGATAAAGAAAGCCTCAGAGCAGATAAGAAAATATTTGAACTTGGAGTACCAATACTAGGAATTTGCTATGGTCTCCAATACATCAACTTCAACTTTGGTGGAGAAATCGAAACACCAAAAAACGGCGAATACGGCAAAACACCACTATTTGTAGATAAAAATTCTAGTATTTTCCAAAATATCCCACAAGAATCAACCATTTGGATGAACCATAGGGATAGAATCAGCAAGCTTGCAGACGGCTTTAAGAAAACAGCTTGGACCCTAAACTGCCCAGTAGCAGGCATGGAAAACAAAGACAAAGACATATACGCAGTACAATTTCATCCAGAAGTAGTTCACTCAGAATACGGCAAAATCATGATAGCAAACTTTGTCCTAAACATCTGTAAGGCTGAGCAAACTTGGAAAATGGACGACTACGCCCAAAAAATGATAGAAGAAATCAAAGAAAAATACGCTGGCGAAAAGATGATTTGCGCCCTATCAGGAGGAGTAGACTCCTCAGTAGCAGCAACCATAGTATCAAAAGCAATAGGCGATAATCTCCAATGCATATTTGTTGACCACGGTCTCCTACGCAAAAACGAAGCAGAAGAAGTCATGGAAACCTACAAAAACCTAGGATTAAAAGTCAAAAAAGTAGACGCATCCAAGGAATTCCTAGACCTACTAAAAGGAGTAGAAGATCCAGAAACAAAAAGAAAAATTATAGGAAATCACTTCATAGAAGTCTTTGAAAGAGAAGCCAAAGAATTTGGAGATGCCAAATACCTAGTCCAAGGAACAATCTACCCAGACGTCATAGAATCTGGCAAAGACAAAGCAAGTGTCATAAAAAGCCACCACAACGTAGGCGGATTGCCAGAAGATATGCTATTTGAAGGACTAGTAGAACCACTAAGAGACCTCTTCAAAGACGAAGTAAGAGCCCTTGGTGAAACAATAGGAGTCCCACACGACATGGTATGGCGCCAACCATTCCCAGGACCAGGTCTTGGAATTAGAGTAATGGGAGACATAACAGAAGAAAAACTAGAAATAGTCAGAGAAACAGACGCAATACTAAGAGAAGAAGTCAAAAACGCAGGCCTTAACGAAGACATCTGGCAATACTTCACAGTATGGACACCAATCAAAACAGTAGGAGTAAAAGGAGACGCCAGAGCCTACGAAAACGTCATAGCAATCAGAGCAGTAGAATCCACAGATGCCATGACAGTAGAAGCAAGCAACCTACCATTCGACCTACTCCAAACCCTATCAAGCAGAATGATAAACGAAGTAGCCGGAGTCGGCAGAGTAGTGTATGATATAACATCCAAACCACCTGGAACAATTGAATGGGAGTAGTCCCGCGCTCCTGGGTGGAAAATGCGAAGCATTTTTCATCTCTGAGATAAGCTAATGCGCAAAGCGCGTTAGCGAATCCAGAGAACTAAGCGAGAAAACTCCACGAGAGTTTTCGAGAGGACAAACCATCTTAGATCAAAAATGAGAACTTTTGTCAAAAAGAATAAATTGAATAATAGTTCCAAGTGGTTTACATTTGGACAAAAAATTAGACCGTAGTTAAAAACTGCGGTTTTTTTTGCGTATATATTATGAGGATTAATTTATTTGGAGATCTACAATGGCTACTTTCAAATGTAACAAATAATATAAACCAGATTGCA
It contains:
- a CDS encoding diacylglycerol kinase, yielding MTDKTDRDLLKEELKNEILDEWRREEDRKEAAQQKLHERNFEKEELSHGQKFLKGFDYAYEGLVWAINHEKNMKFHLLILAILLVGSLFFNLSRVEMITLVFAVCFVLGFELLNTSIEQAVNLASGGKYSSFAKASKDLSAAATFIAALNALFVAYMIFFDKFLDFYNSVFVRITRRPSHLAVITIALVIVVTIFLKGIFYEGHGTAFKGGFVSGHTSLAFCIATIGILLVDEPLVRLMFAGLAVIVAESRYEADIHSIPEIFRGAILGTSMAMAIFGIFS
- the cdd gene encoding cytidine deaminase is translated as MNEIKELIQMALDNKDNSYSPYSHFRVSSVVKTKSGAIYKGVNIENAAYSPSLCAERSAMSAAISNGERDFSYIVINGDSRDTFPCGVCRQFIREFADSDTKIVIANSIDDYKEYTIEELLPYSFSNEDLKDI
- the era gene encoding GTPase Era, translated to MKSGFISVVGRANVGKSTLMAKILGEKISIISNKAQTTRDKIQIIYNDEESQIIFIDTPGIQTPSNKLQEKLFEFSEESLKESDIVTFVVDNSLEIGRLDNEIIAMLERIHLPKILVINKVDLLREDELDQIKEKYQDMDMFDQIIGISALEDKNVKAYIEAIKSMLDEGPAYYDRDMITDKSERFIVSEIIREKALNNLSQEVPHGIAVRIDNFKERENKRLIDIDATIIVERNSHKEIVIGKGGSMVKKIGMEARKEIETFLDSKVNLKLWVKVEKDWRKKEKMVDRFGYK
- the recO gene encoding DNA repair protein RecO, which produces MKKIGAKKKKWWIDLATNDLSDVTGFILREFPYKETSKILEVFTREYGKISVIAKGINGKNKSSATSRRFAKANFNLYKSGKDFYGLKEISLINAYSKSNKNFDVILYKSAMADLLLRTIDQTQIDVVYRLLDNSFLAFENARENQLNIFLAFLLKYISFSGFKPNLSTCGVCGKKINNEDLYFSNSQASLICSDDKYQIYDKIFLTKEEFVYLKKLLYTNSEELSSVNLVKSVDKMTKLIIDYTLDKLEIARFSSIDWVYKKAFERN
- the glyQ gene encoding glycine--tRNA ligase subunit alpha, producing the protein MLYFEDLILKLEQYWIEAGCSVMFSYDTEKGAGTMNPHTFLRALGPEPWSVVYVEPSRRPADGRYGENPNRLYQHHQLQVLLKPTPENIQDLYLKCLETIGIDPKEHDIRFVEDNWESPTLGAWGLGWEVWLDGMEITQFTYFQQVGGINCEIESGEITIGLERLCMYLQNVESVYDIKWSENLTYGDVFKQAEYENSKYSFEDADSDLLMNLFDIYEKEANRLIDLGLIYPAYDNVLKTSHTFNTLDAKGAISVSERSHYIKRVRDVSSKVAERYLQIREEQGYPLLRKDNDE
- the glyS gene encoding glycine--tRNA ligase subunit beta, which encodes MSRYLLEIGVEEIPSDYIDKTKSQLKEKFEKLLDENKLTYDQVRVESTPRRFAIFIENVNANESSEKISVKGPSAKIAYDENGEPSKPLLGFLRGQKAELSDVIVKDYNGSDYIFIEKEEESKSVADVLKENVYDLVKSISFNRSMRWGGKSIRWARPIRYFVSILDNEVLDFDAEGIRVSNVTKGHRSLGSDHIVIDKIENYEKLLKENYVILPYKERRDTILRGLNKHDMEKGGEYMKDEALLDEVINIVEYPTVLIGDIDHKYLSLPKEVIVTPMKDHQRYFPMLDENKNLMPYFMLVRNGDDNHSENVVEGNKKVLVARLEDAKFFYEQDTNKNLEEYVEELKNLTFFEGLGSMYQKTQRLVELTEKFQQELNLGDDIKEDLARASYLAKADLVTKMVIEFTELQGTMGKIYAKASGEDQRVANAIEEQYKPKSANDDLPESMVGIVLSLADKMDSIVGLYAIEKYVTGSQDPFALRRAALGLINIILANNINVDLKALVNDALIVYTEKNGLPFDYDQTMQKTLDFIKDRLKNMLIDEGYRYDVVNAVINTSDSNILKIDQKVKAVSDFIKENDEDLAYFTRIINLTKNSNDTNIDTNLLENDLEKEFYEEVANLPEDGLATSDDYKNELELIAKTGSIGNNYLDNTMINVEDEALKSTRLAMLNILAKRIKKVFDVNEIVR
- a CDS encoding pyruvate, water dikinase regulatory protein, whose product is MQDCLTIIIISDSTGETANTYLKSVTTQFPDLETRIIRRPDIRSEDEIDEIIKEIPEYSLIVQTIADYDLAQYLRELSIKNNIEVLDILDFGIEKFEKITGKKAVRVPGLTRALSQDYFNMIEAIEFAIQYDDGKDPRGFLKSDIVLLGVSRTSKTPTTMILSTKNYKVSNLPLVPESRLPQEIFEVDPRRIIGLIIDPDKLADIRESRTLELGLIGNSVYYKDQRIQAELAYAKEVFRDLDCKVIDVTNNTIEQTATEIESYYKSQFGEEN
- the guaA gene encoding glutamine-hydrolyzing GMP synthase; translated protein: MSLNKIIVLNFGGQTDQLIVRRVRELGVYAELHPCDVDINSLDLEGLAGIILTGGPQSVNDKESLRADKKIFELGVPILGICYGLQYINFNFGGEIETPKNGEYGKTPLFVDKNSSIFQNIPQESTIWMNHRDRISKLADGFKKTAWTLNCPVAGMENKDKDIYAVQFHPEVVHSEYGKIMIANFVLNICKAEQTWKMDDYAQKMIEEIKEKYAGEKMICALSGGVDSSVAATIVSKAIGDNLQCIFVDHGLLRKNEAEEVMETYKNLGLKVKKVDASKEFLDLLKGVEDPETKRKIIGNHFIEVFEREAKEFGDAKYLVQGTIYPDVIESGKDKASVIKSHHNVGGLPEDMLFEGLVEPLRDLFKDEVRALGETIGVPHDMVWRQPFPGPGLGIRVMGDITEEKLEIVRETDAILREEVKNAGLNEDIWQYFTVWTPIKTVGVKGDARAYENVIAIRAVESTDAMTVEASNLPFDLLQTLSSRMINEVAGVGRVVYDITSKPPGTIEWE